Proteins encoded by one window of Rutidosis leptorrhynchoides isolate AG116_Rl617_1_P2 chromosome 7, CSIRO_AGI_Rlap_v1, whole genome shotgun sequence:
- the LOC139858092 gene encoding pentatricopeptide repeat-containing protein At5g14080, producing MKQYSTTELANRISRALITASNQTFPPLTWTPVLEQTLHGIGCRNSLNSQLVSRVIDPFLIHHHSLALGFFNWASQQPGFTHTSFSYQSILKSLSFSRQFTAVDRLMKQIKSYKIELHPSVYRLIIMSYLASRKAVNAFYVFSDVRLLIYDIGGDTCNALLAALASAGNIDYAHQVFDEMHARGVRLSTLGFGVFLWRICGTCELDKILSLIDDVKRQEAGVNGSIIAILVVHGLCLAGRVQDAMYLLGELRKRDCKPDFMAYRVVAEALRENGCVVDVENVLKMKRKRGVAPRVSDYRDFILQLISERLICEAKDLGEVIVSGNFPIDDDVLNALIGSVSADDPCSALMFLKFLVSKESFPTPLTLNNLSKNLCKHKKHDELVKSFELLSAKEYFVDIERYKVMVLFFCKAGKVKEAYEMLQEMKKKGLGPDIECYNYVMEACCKEDMIRPAKRLWDEMFANGCEANLKTYNILILKLLEIGQLNEGYTIFCHMLERGIEPELSMYVFLIKGLCEEKQVETALEVFKKSLEQDVKIAQTIMGKFIVFLCREGQFRVASDLVHDYTSTFNSESHMMLLKCLADAGEIDVAIEHMTKVGQLSPSMLHELRVELLSSLSSSSKSQKILELVRVIDSLYQNHVVSKTDSS from the exons ATGAAACAATATTCAACAACCGAATTAGCAAATCGAATAAGCAGAGCACTAATCACCGCATCAAATCAAACCTTCCCACCCTTAACATGGACTCCGGTACTCGAACAAACCCTCCACGGAATCGGTTGTCGCAACTCGCTCAACTCACAACTCGTTTCCCGAGTTATCGACCCGTTTCTCATCCATCACCACTCACTAGCACTCGGTTTCTTCAATTGGGCCTCACAACAACCAGGTTTTACTCACACTTCATTCTCGTATCAATCCATACTCAAATCCCTTTCCTTTTCCCGCCAATTCACAGCTGTTGATAGACTTATGAAACAAATCAAAAGTTACAAAATTGAACTTCATCCTTCTGTGTATCGGTTAATTATCATGTCGTATTTAGCCAGTCGAAAGGCGGTGAATGCGTTTTATGTGTTTAGTGATGTTAGATTATTGATTTATGATATTGGTGGTGATACTTGTAATGCTTTACTTGCTGCATTGGCGTCTGCTGGAAATATTGATTATGCACAccaggtgttcgatgaaatgcaTGCAAGAGGTGTTAGGCTGAGTACGCTTGGGTTTGGTGTGTTTTTGTGGAGGATTTGCGGGACATGTGAGTTGGATAAAATTTTGAGTTTGATAGATGATGTGAAAAGGCAAGAGGCCGGTGTGAATGGGTCGATTATCGCGATTTTGGTTGTTCACGGGTTGTGTTTGGCGGGTCGAGTGCAGGATGCTATGTACTTGTTGGGTGAGTTAAGGAAAAGAGATTGTAAACCTGATTTTATGGCGTATAGAGTAGTTGCCGAAGCGTTAAGAGAAAACGGGTGCGTGGTTGATGTGGAAAACGTATTGAAGATGAAAAGAAAACGTGGAGTGGCACCTAGGGTTAGTGATTATAGAGATTTTATATTGCAGTTGATTTCAGAGAGACTAATTTGTGAAGCGAAAGATTTGGGTGAAGTTATTGTGAGTGGAAATTTCCCGATTGATGATGATGTTCTTAATGCATTGATAGGATCGGTTTCTGCAGATGATCCTTGTTCTGCATTGATGTTCTTGAAATTCTTGGTTTCAAAAGAGAGTTTTCCCACTCCTCTCACTTTGaacaatttgagtaaaaatttgtgTAAGCATAAAAAACATGATGAATTGGTAAAAAGTTTCGAGCTTTTATCTGCCAAAGAGTATTTTGTAGATATTGAAAGATATAAAGTAATGGTTCTGTTCTTTTGCAAGGCAGGTAAAGTAAAAGAAGCTTATGAGATGCTTCAGGAGATGAAGAAAAAAGGGTTGGGCCCAGATATTGAATGTTATAATTATGTAATGGAGGCTTGTTGTAAAGAAGATATGATCCGTCCTGCTAAACGGTTGTGGGATGAGATGTTTGCGAATGGGTGTGAAGCTAATTTGAAGACGTATAACATTTTAATATTGAAATTATTAGAAATTGGACAGTTGAATGAGGGTTACACTATATTTTGTCATATGTTGGAGAGAGGGATAGAACCTGAATTATCGATGTATGTGTTTCTGATTAAAGGGCTTTGTGAAGAAAAACAAGTTGAAACTGCTCTTGAAGTTTTTAAAAAGTCTCTTGAACAAGATGTGAAGATTGCACAGACTATAATGGGGAAATTTATTGTTTTTCTTTGTAGAGAAG GTCAATTTAGGGTTGCATCAGATTTGGTTCATGATTACACATCTACATTCAATTCAGAGTCACATATGATGTTGCTAAAATGTCTTGCTGATGCTGGGGAGATTGATGTTGCTATTGAACACATGACAAAGGTCGGGCAATTGTCACCTTCAATGTTGCATGAGCTTCGTGTTGAACTTTTGTCATCActttcatcttcatcaaaatcacaGAAGATTTTAGAGTTAGTTCGAGTGATTGACTCCCTCTACCAGAATCATGTAGTCTCAAAGACAGACTCGTCATGA